One Tolypothrix bouteillei VB521301 DNA window includes the following coding sequences:
- a CDS encoding DUF6006 family protein — MKNTTWFLALAVFAIGFFTASGSANSSLVVREWFFGFWDCNIDGRPAKMQWYTVNDPQTTCDGDICSSTSGVKVVGRFSDNGTPWVPLAKRWSRNSELAIRYLGNEQDNWYLNYNSSTRSANGWTTWRGKRYSLQCRKINQ, encoded by the coding sequence ATGAAAAATACAACTTGGTTTTTAGCTTTAGCAGTCTTTGCGATCGGTTTTTTTACAGCATCCGGTTCGGCCAACTCATCTTTAGTTGTTAGGGAATGGTTCTTTGGATTTTGGGATTGCAATATCGACGGGCGTCCCGCCAAAATGCAGTGGTATACGGTTAACGATCCGCAAACCACCTGCGACGGTGATATCTGCTCGAGTACGAGCGGTGTAAAAGTTGTAGGGCGTTTTAGCGATAATGGCACTCCTTGGGTTCCTCTGGCAAAGAGATGGTCCAGAAATTCAGAGCTTGCTATTCGCTATTTGGGCAACGAACAAGACAATTGGTATCTCAACTACAACAGCAGTACGCGCTCTGCTAATGGCTGGACGACCTGGCGGGGTAAACGCTACTCCCTAC